A region from the Fusarium musae strain F31 chromosome 1, whole genome shotgun sequence genome encodes:
- a CDS encoding hypothetical protein (EggNog:ENOG41), which yields MAQLNTPKLPYRDINVKIANDSYTFTSPSSPDAPALVIDRPTGDVRLSEGSAASAKRTTRVSSIAGILGIIQLRLDKYVIFITKAQPVGRLKGHMVYKVAATEILPMRERLIHDPDEDIFIQLLKNFLASGPMYFSYSIDLTNSFQRQAQADTSKPLWMQADDRFFFNKYLQGDLIDFRTRGARSQPGSQPGVDPYILPCIFGMLEIKPTTFKGNPLTLALITRRSRHRGGTRYFTRGVDDEGHVANYNETEQIIILNDSSSGLGGYAGSSDMQSGKFGAGAGQEMQIFSYVQTRGSVPTFWAEINSLRYVPKLQIRGVDAALSAAQKHFDEQIRLYGDNYLINLVNQKGREQRVKQSYEQMVEKLVSSPKERQEADLLTEEKFTTIQPEGKRQGFDRLHYVYFDYHSETKGMKMHKAYALIEKLADALEKQGYFRAVDTPSSVDGSLDARSYQTSVMRTNCMDCLDRTNVVQSMFARHKLDRIFEDVGFMPRGSSFRDEDPAFEDLFRNLWADNADVVSNSYAGTGAMKTDVTRTGNRTKVGALQDARIGITRYFRNNFLDGPRQDSFDLFLGAYRPGSTNIGTTLVFTDRRPVLIQAIPYILAFSVFIVFIGLFTRRDPEASALPLRVFLFFWMAIAAWSFYFVWNHGMLYVNWPRLNPRPFAVEGYNEHFAKARKDSVIGTYVAKHERGLSTARYLNAEEGKKRIE from the exons ATGGCGCAGCTCAACACCCCCAAATTGCCTTATCGCGACATTAATGTCAAGATCGCCAACGACTCTTATACTTTCACTTCGCCTTCGTCTCCCGATGCGCCTGCCCTGGTAATCGATCGTCCCACTGGCGATGTCCGCCTGAGCGAAGGCAGCGCCGCATCAGCCAAGAGAACCACTCGCGTCTCGAGTATCGCTGGTATTCTAGGAATTATTCAGCTTCGCCTTG ACAAGTATGTCATCTTCATTACGAAAGCCCAGCCTGTTGGCCGTCTCAAAGGTCACATGGTGTACAAGGTCGCTGCCACAGAGATCCTGCCCATGCGCGAGCGCTTGATTCACGACCCCGACGAAGACATCTTCATTCAGCTTCTTAAGAACTTTTTGGCTTCAGGGCCTATGTACTTTTCCTATTCCATCGATCTTACCAACTCCTTCCAACGTCAGGCCCAGGCCGACACTTCCAAGCCCCTGTGGATGCAGGCCGACGAtcgtttcttcttcaacaagtaTCTTCAGGGCGATTTAATCGACTTCCGCACCCGAGGCGCTCGATCACAGCCTGGCTCACAGCCCGGCGTTGACCCATATATCCTACCGTGCATCTTCGGCATGCTGGAGATCAAGCCTACCACATTCAAGGGCAACCCCTTGACTCTGGCTCTCATTACCCGCCGATCCCGCCACCGTGGTGGTACCAGGTACTTTACTCGAGGTGTAGATGATGAAGGACACGTCGCCAACTACAATGAGACGGAAcaaatcatcatcctcaacgaCAGTAGCAGCGGGTTGGGTGGATATGCAGGCAGTTCGGACATGCAGAGCGGCAAGTTTGGCGCTGGCGCCGGTCAAGAGATGCAGATATTCTCTTATGTTCAGACACGTGGCAGCGTTCCTACGTTTTGGGCTGAAATCAACAGCTTGCGATATGTTCCCAAGCTCCAAATCCGCGGCGTTGATGCAGCTCTTTCCGCGGCACAGAAACACTTCGACGAGCAAATTCGCTTATACGGTGACAACTATCTCATTAACTTGGTCAATCAGAAGGGTCGCGAGCAGCGGGTCAAGCAATCGTACGAGCAGATGGTGGAGAAGCTCGTTTCTTCTCCTAAGGAGCGGCAAGAGGCAGACTTGCTCACTGAGGAGAAGTTCACCACAATTCAACCGGAGGGCAAACGCCAAGGGTTTGACCGGCTGCACTATGTCTACTTTGATTACCACAGCGAGACAAAGGGCATGAAGATGCACAAGGCTTACGCTCTTATTGAGAAGTTGGCCGATGCGTTGGAGAAGCAGGGCTACTTCCGTGCCGTTGATACCCCGTCCAGCGTTGACGGTAGCCTCGACGCCCGTAGCTACCAGACGAGTGTCATGCGTACAAACTGCATGGACTGTCTCGACCGAACGAACGTTGTCCAGAGCATGTTCGCTCGCCATAAGCTTGACCGCAtctttgaagatgttggcTTCATGCCCCGCGGCTCTTCATTCCGTGACGAGGATCCTGCTTTTGAGGATCTTTTCCGTAATCTCTGGGCTGACAACGCTGATGTTGTCTCCAACTCATATGCTGGCACTGGTGCCATGAAGACGGATGTCACACGTACTGGTAACCGGACCAAAGTCGGCGCCCTTCAGGATGCCCGTATTGGTATCACACGTTATTTCCGTAACAATTTCCTCGATGGACCGCGACAGGATTCTTTCGATCTTTTCCTTGGAGCTTACCGACCGGGCTCAACCAATATCGGCACTACTCTGGTCTTCACTGACCGTCGACCGGTCTTGATCCAGGCTATTCCTTATATCCTTGCCTTCAGTGTCTTTATTGTATTCATTGGTCTCTTTACCCGCCGAGACCCAGAGGCAAGCGCCCTGCCTCTTCGtgtcttccttttcttctggaTGGCTATTGCTGCCTGGTCTTTCTACTTTGTCTGGAACCACGGCATGCTCTAC GTTAACTGGCCACGCCTCAACCCCAGGCCATTTGCTGTTGAGGGCTATAATGAACACTTCGCCAAGGCACGCAAGGACTCTGTTATTGGAACCTACGTGGCGAAACACGAGAGAGGACTCAGCACAGCCCGATACCTCAATGCcgaggagggcaagaagagGATTGAATAG
- the MET6 gene encoding methionine-synthesizing 5- methyltetrahydropteroyltriglutamate--homocysteine methyltransferase (EggNog:ENOG41), with amino-acid sequence MASKGRSYNDAIDALNSLQTPFDIIEARRKAGIRPDAVSIKEMRTYLHRIGYTPSDLNRLNIVHVAGTKGKGSTCAFVDSILSQYQHTRGTPRKTGFFTSPHLIAVRERIRINSTPISEDLFAKYFFEVWDRLESAPKDDAKQLMAPRPIYARYLTLMSWHVFLQEGIDVAIYETGIGGEFDATNVVEKPIASGISTLGIDHVFALGDTVAKIAWHKAGIMKSGSAAFTIEQVPDAEEVLRKRASEKNADLKVLPVDPRLSSVQIRPDAIFQKRNATLAIALAETALEKVGISLPARTDTLPKEFVDGLEKVVWRGRCEVKKEDKVTWHVDGAHTSDSLKMSSKWFKDETSGRNGMRVMIFNQQGRSEAVDFLESVFKATRREGQPAFDHVIFCTNVTYAASGYKRDFINRQFDPAEIDKMTVQQRFADKWMSLDPTATVKVMPTIEQSINYVRHLGEDLTKGETVEAFITGSLHLVGGALGILEKADAL; translated from the exons ATGGCCTCAAAAGGACGGTCCTATAAT GATGCCATTGATGCGCTCAACTCACTTCAAACACCTTTTGATATCATTGAGGCTCGTAGGAAGGCGGGGATAAGGCCTGATGCTGTGTCTATCAAGGAAATGCGGACATATCTTCATCGCATTGGATATACC CCATCTGATCTCAATCGCCTAAACATTGTACATGTAGCCGGCACAAAAGGAAAAGGTAGTACCTGTGCCTTTGTCGACTCTATCCTCTCTCAGTATCAGCACACAAGGGGCACACCCCGGAAGACAGGCTTTTTCACATCGCCTCATCTCATCGCTGTTCGTGAGCGCATACGCATCAACTCAACGCCTATTTCAGAAGACCTATTCGCAAAGTACTTCTTCGAAGTGTGGGACCGTCTTGAATCGGCACCGAAAGATGACGCAAAGCAACTCATGGCTCCTCGACCTATTTATGCGCGATATCTGACTCTAATGAGTTGGCAcgtctttcttcaagaaggcaTAGATGTTGCTATATATGAGACTGGTATTGGTGGTGAGTTTGATGCTACAAATGTCGTGGAGAAACCTATAGCATCTGGCATTAGTACACTGGGCATTGATCATGTCTTTGCTCTCGGTGATACAGTGGCCAAGATTGCATGGCACAAGGCGGGTATCATGAAGTCTGGAAGCGCGGCTTTTACAATCGAACAGGTGCCAGATGCAGAAGAAGTTCTGAGGAAAAGGGCCTCGGAAAAGAACGCGGATTTGAAAGTCCTACCAGTCGACCCCCGACTTAGCAGTGTTCAGATTCGACCAGATGCAATATTTCAGAAGCGCAATGCTACATTGGCTATCGCACTCGCCGAAACAGCACTGGAAAAAGTTGGCATTTCTCTACCAGCTCGGACGGATACTTTGCCCAAGGAGTTTGTAGACGGGCTTGAAAAGGTTGTATGGAGAGGTCGGTgtgaggtcaagaaggaagaCAAGGTGACATGGCACGTCGATGGCGCCCATACTTCTGATAGTCTCAAGATGTCGTCCAAGTGGTTCAAAGACGAAACTTCTGGGCG CAATGGAATGCGTGTCATGATTTTCAACCAACAAGGCCGCTCCGAAGCTGTCGACTTTCTCGAGTCCGTCTTCAAGGCGACCAGACGAGAAGGACAGCCAGCATTTGACCATGTCATCTTCTGCACAAACGTCACCTATGCCGCATCCGGCTACAAGCGTGACTTTATCAACCGTCAATTCGACCCTGCTGAGATCGATAAGATGACTGTTCAACAACGGTTTGCGGATAAGTGGATGTCCCTTGATCCCACAGCCACGGTAAAAGTCATGCCCACAATCGAGCAATCCATTAACTACGTCCGACACCTTGGAGAGGATCTCACAAAGGGGGAGACGGTGGAGGCATTTATCACGGGAAGCCTGCATCTCGTTGGTGGTGCCTTGGGCATACTGGAAAAGGCGGATGCTCTATGA
- a CDS encoding hypothetical protein (EggNog:ENOG41), with amino-acid sequence MAARKGISTVSRDYNEALRLLSTLYSNRQVTNLFDKSIAANASSVPPKDPNALAIPEMREWLRRAGYEPKDLARLRHIHIAGTKGKGSVSAFATGMLREYETVGTYTSPHLVSPRERIAIQGEQVSQKLFAEAFFELWERLSEAAEKDGKSLTESEGPGSKPFFFRFMTLLAWHIFLREKVDSVVLECGIGGEYDATNVVPPEAVSAAVITQLGIDHVAMLGDTVEKIAWHKAGILKPGVRGFVRRMDEKPGVMQVLRQRAAEKGAELIELDDARIELWGGVKGRLLGDFQKYNQALAVCAVKQHLGIYFDPRDFFMNSQARMDKGLWDASLRGRCEVIQQGPIGWYLDGAHTKDSMYEVAKWFASNVENDESSILVFNQQERDATQLLAILLDTVQEFTGRENIFSHALFTRNDQEGPSTDEEARDLSVQTRVARMMAERAANCEVNTFDNIQDAVSEARKVAGSHQKVLATGSMYLVGGVLRALEPEGLL; translated from the coding sequence ATGGCGGCACGGAAGGGCATCAGCACCGTGTCCCGCGATTACAATGAAGCTCTCCGTCTGCTTTCGACACTTTACTCAAACCGCCAGGTCACGAATCTTTTTGACAAATCAATCGCCGCGAATGCCTCATCTGTGCCACCAAAGGATCCCAATGCTTTAGCTATTCCTGAGATGCGCGAATGGCTCCGACGTGCTGGATATGAACCCAAAGATCTCGCACGTCTGAGACACATTCACATAGCCGGCACCAAAGGTAAAGGCTCTGTAAGCGCATTTGCAACGGGTATGCTACGGGAGTACGAGACTGTTGGGACTTATACGAGCCCACATCTCGTCAGTCCTCGCGAGCGCATTGCTATTCAAGGAGAGCAGGTTTCTCAGAAACTCTTCGCTGAGGCTTTCTTTGAGCTCTGGGAAAGGTTGTCtgaagctgctgagaaggatggcAAAAGCCTCACCGAGTCCGAAGGACCTGGCTCAAAGCCATTCTTCTTCCGCTTCATGACGCTCCTTGCTTGGCATATATTCCTGAGAGAAAAGGTCGATAGCGTTGTTCTTGAATGCGGTATCGGCGGAGAGTATGACGCTACAAATGTGGTGCCTCCCGAGGCTGTTTCTGCTGCGGTCATCACGCAACTGGGTATAGATCATGTCGCGATGCTGGGCGACACGGTTGAGAAGATCGCATGGCACAAAGCCGGCATTCTCAAGCCAGGTGTGCGTGGTTTCGTCCGACGAATGGACGAGAAGCCTGGTGTGATGCAAGTACTTCGACAACGGGCAGCAGAAAAGGGGGCTGAGCTCATCGAGTTGGATGACGCCAGGATCGAACTATGGGGAGGTGTGAAGGGAAGACTGCTCGGTGACTTTCAAAAGTATAACCAAGCTCTTGCCGTTTGTGCTGTGAAACAACATCTAGGTATTTATTTTGATCCCAGGGACTTTTTTATGAACAGTCAAGCAAGGATGGATAAAGGGCTATGGGACGCAAGTCTCAGAGGGCGCTGTGAGGTCATTCAGCAGGGCCCCATTGGCTGGTACCTGGATGGCGCGCATACGAAGGATAGCATGTATGAGGTCGCAAAATGGTTCGCTTCGAATGTCGAAAACGATGAATCCTCAATTCTGGTTTTCAACCAGCAGGAGAGGGATGCGACACAACTACTGGCAATATTGCTTGACACTGTTCAAGAATTTACAGGGAGAGAAAACATATTCAGTCATGCGCTCTTTACGAGGAATGATCAGGAGGGGCCTTCAACGGATGAAGAAGCCAGAGATCTGAGTGTGCAGACACGTGTGGCAAGGATGATGGCTGAGAGAGCAGCTAATTGTGAGGTCAACACATTCGACAATATCCAGGACGCTGTATCTGAGGCCAGAAAAGTTGCAGGATCCCATCAGAAGGTTTTAGCAACAGGGAGCATGTATCTCGTAGGGGGTGTTTTACGAGCATTGGAGCCTGaaggtttattataa
- the MIC60 gene encoding MICOS complex subunit mic60 — MLRTSLHSVRAFGGRPVVAAAARQWPIAATRRAGLAGQRFYSVEKKPELDPTKQPVLPASQTVTSERIHETTLDDVGETKAAITDVPLTPPPPPPPPAPAPIKKKGFFRRLKNFVFTLLVLGVVGFAGGVWYSRVSDNFHDFFTEYVPFGEQAVLYLEEMDYKKRFPNITGRSKTQAIEDAVRVPAQSGASWRVADAGQAGRHSSAGPVAAAAKKVEEVAKPKAKAKSPVEAKPVAKAVEEPTPAPRSNSGFKAPEVNEPSKMPPLKPIDLLSLEDAREPVVQDLVHMVNDLILVINADNAHGKYGTSVSKAKDEIAKVGGKLKAMKGEFEKKAAQQVREKIEEFDKAATDLIDRVENTMISQENQWRQDFEQEMKKVRENYEDRVNVLLEREKKLNEEKLQNQLAQQALALKKEFTKDVEKQVEQERESRLGKLSALSSAVSDLEKLTTGWNDVIDTNLKTQQLHVAVEAVRASLEDDRHPRPFIRELVALREIASDDPVVNAAIASVNPSAYQRGISTTSQLIDRFRRVANEVRKASLLPDEAGVASHASSWVLSHVMFKKQGLADGNDVESILTRTQTYLEEGDLDSAAREINGLDGWAKTLSKDWLGEVRKVLEVQQALDVIATEARLQSLRVD, encoded by the exons ATGTTGCGAACTTCGCTTCACTCTGTGAGGGCATTTGGCGGCAGGCCCGTTGTGGCCGCTGCTGCCCGCCAATGGCCAATTGCGGCTACACGGCGTGCCGGCCTTGCTGGTCAG CGTTTCTACTCCgtcgagaagaagcccgAGCTCGATCCTACTAAGCAACCTGTTTTGCCAGCTTCCCAAACCGTTACGTCCGAGAGAATCCATGAGACCacccttgacgatgttggcgaGACCAAGGCCGCTATCACAGACGTCCCTTTGAcaccccctccccctccccctcctcctgcGCCTGCGCCTATCAAAAAGAAGGGGTTTTTCCGAAGGCTCAAAAACTTTGTCTTCACCctgcttgttcttggtgtcgTTGGTTTCGCTGGAGGTGTCTGGTACTCTCGCGTGAGCGACAACTTCCATGATTTCTTTACCGAATACGTCCCCTTTGGCGAGCAGGCTGTTCTTTACCTCGAGGAGATGGATTACAAGAAACGATTCCCTAACATCACCGGCCGATCAAAGACTCAAGCCATCGAGGATGCTGTTCGAGTCCCTGCCCAAAGCGGTGCTTCCTGGAGAGTAGCCGATGCAGGCCAAGCCGGACGTCACTCAAGTGCTGGCCCTGTTGCTGCCGCTgcaaagaaggttgaggaggttgctaaacccaaggccaaggccaagtctcCAGTCGAGGCCAAGCCTGTTGCGAAGGCCGTTGAGGAGCCTACTCCTGCCCCCAGGTCCAACTCTGGTTTCAAAGCCCCAGAAGTTAATGAGCCTTCCAAGATGCCTCCTCTCAAGCCGATCGACCTTCTATCGCTTGAGGATGCAAGGGAGCCTGTCGTCCAAGACCTCGTCCACATGGTGAACGACCTCATCCTAGTCATCAACGCCGACAATGCCCATGGCAAGTACGGCACCTCTGTTAGCAAGGCTAAGGATGAGATCGCCAAGGTTGGaggcaagctcaaggccatgaAGGGTGAgttcgagaagaaggctgcccAGCAAGTCAGAGAGAAGATCGAGGAGTTCGATAAGGCTGCTACCGATCTAATTGATCGTGTTGAGAACACCATGATCAGCCAGGAGAACCAATGGCGACAAGACTTTGagcaggagatgaagaaggtcCGAGAAAACTACGAGGACCGAGTTAATGTCCTTCTTGAGCGTGAGAAGAAACTcaatgaggagaagctccagaaTCAGCTCGCCCAGCAGGCTTTGGCCCTTAAGAAGGAATTTaccaaggatgttgagaagcaagTCGAGCAGGAGCGTGAGAGCCGACTAGGCAAGCTGAGCGCTCTATCATCTGCCGTGTCAGACCTCGAGAAACTTACCACAGGCTGGAACGATGTTATTGacaccaacctcaagaccCAGCAGCTACAcgttgctgttgaggctgtcCGAGCCAGCTTGGAGGATGACCGCCACCCTCGCCCTTTTATTCGCGAGCTCGTTGCTCTCCGGGAAATCGCTTCGGATGACCCCGTTGTCAATGCTGCCATCGCCTCCGTTAACCCATCCGCTTACCAACGCGGTATCTCTACTACCTCTCAGCTGATTGATCGTTTCCGTCGAGTCGCCAATGAGGTGCGAAAGGCTTCCTTGTTACCCGATGAGGCCGGTGTTGCCAGCCACGCTTCTAGTTGGGTTCTTAGCCACGTTATGTTCAAGAAGCAAGGTCTTGCGGACGGTAATGATGTTGAGAGCATTCTTACCCGAACCCAAACATACCTTGAGGAGGGCGACCTGGATTCTGCGGCGCGAGAAATTAACGGCTTGGATGGATGGGCCAAGACCTTGAGTAAGGATTGGCTCGGTGAGGTTCGCAAAGTGTTGGAGGTTCAGCAGGCTCTCGAT GTGATTGCCACAGAAGCCCGTCTTCAGAGTCTGCGTGTGGATTAA
- the YPT5 gene encoding GTPase Ypt5 (BUSCO:EOG09264JHE): protein MASRQPPAGARGTNTRFAQFKLVLLGESAVGKSSIVLRFVKDQFDSYRESTIGAAFLTQTISLDENTTVKFEIWDTAGQERYKSLAPMYYRNANCAVVVYDITQSASLDKAKAWVKELQRQANENIVIALAGNKLDLVTEQPDKRAIPTADAEAYAREAGLLFFETSAKTAENVQTLFTAIAKKLPLDQAGPRHARPGQRPGVSLAPENSNTNVSGPCSC from the exons ATGGCCTCTCGACAACCTCCAGCTGGCGCCCGCGGCACTAACACCCGGTTCGCTCAGTTCAAGCTGGTTCTTCTTG GCGAGTCCGCTGTAGGAAAG AGTTCAATAGTCTTGCGATTTGTCAAG GACCAATTCGATTCCTATCGCGAGTCCACCATCGGTGCTGCCTTCTTGACCCAGACCATCTCTCTCGATGAGAACACTACTGTCAAGTTCGAGATCTGGGATACCGCCGGCCAGGAACGCTACAAGTCTCTCGCTCCCATGTACTACCGAAATGCAAACTGCGCCGTTGTCGTTTACGATATTACTCAATCT GCATCACTAGACAAGGCAAAGGCTTGGGTTAAGGAGCTACAACGCCAGGCGAATGAGAACATTGTCATTGCCCTCGCAGGAAACAAGCTGGATTTGGTTACTGAGCAACCCGACAAACGAGCCATTCCTACTGCCGATGCTGAGGCTTATGCCCGTGAAGCtggcctcctcttcttcgagaCTTCTGCCAAGACTGCCGAGAACGTCCAAACTCTTTTCACAGCCATAGCTAAGAAGCTGCCTTTGGACCAAGCTGGTCCACGACATGCTCGACCGGGACAACGACCGGGTGTCAGCCTGGCTCCCGAGAACTCCAACACTAACGTCAGCGGCCCTTGCAGCTGCTAA